A window of Rhododendron vialii isolate Sample 1 chromosome 11a, ASM3025357v1 contains these coding sequences:
- the LOC131308128 gene encoding uncharacterized protein LOC131308128 isoform X2 — protein sequence MKMKSKVQKMKRFLEAMGYTDDDSDEFNDSPNENHPDASSAHREMTVGNNQVSLEEINLAHWSQLEPTPFPRPNQQADSHHQCEPGSTVAANLAMWKQAEASRDAHKFVIVSLFG from the exons ATGAAGATGAAATCCAAAGTGCAAAAGATGAAAAGGTTCTTAGAAGCTATGGGTTACACAGATGACGATTCAGATGAGTTCAATGATTCACCCAACGAGAAT CATCCGGATGCCTCTAGCGCGCACCGCGAAATGACAGTTGGCAATAACCAAGTAAGTCTAGAAGAGATAAATCTGGCACACTGGTCGCAGCTAGAACCAACTCCATTTCCACGACCGAATCAACAGGCTGATTCTCATCATCAGTGCGAG CCGGGATCTACGGTTGCTGCTAACCTTGCCATGTGGAAGCAAGCTGAGGCAAGTCGAGATGCTCACAAG TTTGTGATTGTCTCTTTGTTTGGCTAG
- the LOC131308128 gene encoding uncharacterized protein LOC131308128 isoform X1, producing the protein MKMKSKVQKMKRFLEAMGYTDDDSDEFNDSPNENHPDASSAHREMTVGNNQVSLEEINLAHWSQLEPTPFPRPNQQADSHHQCEPGSTVAANLAMWKQAEASRDAHKTTKVTNKKRRTS; encoded by the exons ATGAAGATGAAATCCAAAGTGCAAAAGATGAAAAGGTTCTTAGAAGCTATGGGTTACACAGATGACGATTCAGATGAGTTCAATGATTCACCCAACGAGAAT CATCCGGATGCCTCTAGCGCGCACCGCGAAATGACAGTTGGCAATAACCAAGTAAGTCTAGAAGAGATAAATCTGGCACACTGGTCGCAGCTAGAACCAACTCCATTTCCACGACCGAATCAACAGGCTGATTCTCATCATCAGTGCGAG CCGGGATCTACGGTTGCTGCTAACCTTGCCATGTGGAAGCAAGCTGAGGCAAGTCGAGATGCTCACAAG ACTACAAAAGTCACAAACAAGAAGAGAAGAACATCGTAA